A single region of the Malus sylvestris chromosome 8, drMalSylv7.2, whole genome shotgun sequence genome encodes:
- the LOC126631660 gene encoding uncharacterized protein LOC126631660: MAYSQGRNFLFCDLCGSMLNLNSTKFAQCPLCKLKRNVKEISGREISYKVTAEDIRRDLGISIIPEEKVQLQKTDAKTCEKCGHNEHTYYSRQMRSADEGATTFYVCTNCQHQFTEN; this comes from the exons ATGGCATATTCCCAAGGTCGCAATTTCTTGTTCTGCGACTTGTGTGGGAGTATGCTAAATTTGAATTCAACTAAGTTTGCTCAATGCCCTTTGTGCAAGTTAAAGCGAAATGTGAAAG AGATATCCGGAAGAGAAATATCTTACAAAGTCACTGCTGAG GATATCAGAAGAGATCTAGGCATATCAATAATTCCTGAAGAGAAGGTGCAATTGCAAAAG ACAGATGCTAAAACATGTGAAAAATGTGGCCACAACGAGCATACATATTACTCCCGACAG ATGAGATCGGCAGATGAAGGGGCAACTACTTTCTATGTGTGCACCAATTGCCAGCACCAGTTTACTGAGAATTGA
- the LOC126631657 gene encoding uncharacterized protein LOC126631657, with protein MKMMRRSSENLAPINYNIHGGLLQAPPPSLSVFNHHRYQHLQQAQRQQHQHPPLLPLPVPNRPPYHHQSLPSLPSLPLRTRGASHPPATRKTNNMITRSQSLTPKKPKSKPSKKEEANKHDFKAISERLVIASTSPLGPDPNDLPKDVTRVLSSSTGKSLGGRRGGGVDMEKFSGSIFTLSPPPSSLPLPRFSLQPRLGCNSEAAAGVDAGATDNLCRLLRLR; from the coding sequence ATGAAAATGATGAGAAGAAGCTCTGAAAATCTTGCTCCCATAAATTACAACATCCATGGAGGTCTCCTCCAAGCTCCTCCACCTTCTCTTTCTGTGTTCAACCACCACCGCTACCAACATCTTCAACAAGCGCAAAGGCAGCAGCACCAACACCCGCCTCTCCTTCCTCTACCGGTTCCCAACAGACCACCTTACCACCACCAGTCTCTGCCGTCTCTGCCGTCTCTTCCGTTGCGTACTCGCGGCGCCTCCCATCCTCCCGCCACCAGGAAGACCAACAACATGATCACCAGAAGCCAATCTCTCACGCCGAAAAAGCCGAAATCTAAGCCCTCCAAGAAAGAAGAAGCTAATAAGCATGACTTCAAAGCGATATCCGAGCGTTTGGTCATCGCTTCCACCAGCCCTTTAGGGCCCGATCCGAATGATCTTCCCAAAGATGTTACTAGGGTTTTATCATCATCCACTGGTAAGAGTCTCGGTGGCCGCCGCGGTGGTGGTGTGGATATGGAGAAGTTTTCAGGTTCCATTTTCACTCTCTCGCCGCCTCCGAGTAGCCTGCCTCTGCCGAGGTTTTCTCTGCAGCCAAGGCTTGGTTGCAACTCTGAAGCTGCAGCGGGAGTTGACGCAGGAGCAACCGACAACCTCTGTCGTCTTCTACGTCTCCGCTGA
- the LOC126631654 gene encoding synaptotagmin-2-like: MGILSAILGFVGFGVGTSTGLVIGYYVFIYFLPTDVKNPAIRPLVEQDSKTLQRLLPEIPMWVKNPDYDRVDWLNKFIELMWPYLDKAICKTARTIAKPIIAEQIPKYKIDSVEFEVLSLGTLPPTFQGIKVYVTGEKELIMELQLKWAGNPNILVAAKAFGLKATVQVVDLQVFACPRITLKPLVSAFPCFSKIFVSLMEKPHVDFGLKLLGADAMAIPGLYRFVQELIKEQVANMYLWPKALEVQIMDPTMAMRKPVGILHIKVLKAMKLKKKDFLGGADPYVKIKLTEDKLPSKKTTVKHGTLDPEWNEEFNFVIRDPETQALELMVYDWEKIGKHDKMGINVIPLKELTPEEPKVVTLDILKSMDPNDAQNDKSRGQLLVELIYKPFKEDEMPKDDEDPNAVQRAPEGTPAAGGALVVTVHEAEDVEGKHHTNPQVRILFRGEEKRTKLVKKNRDPRWEEEFQFILEEPPKKERLHAEVVSHSSRMGLLHPKETLGYVDIDLADVVSNRRINEKYHLIDSKNGRLQLELQWRTAS; this comes from the exons ATGGGTATTCTGAGTGcgattttgggttttgtgggtTTTGGAGTTGGAACTTCAACTGGGCTTGTGATCGGGTATTACGTCTTCATCTACTTCCTGCCAACTGATGTCAAG AATCCTGCAATTCGTCCATTGGTCGAGCAAGATTCGAAAACTCTGCAGAGGCTGCTTCCGGAGATACCCATGTGGGTGAAAAATCCAGACTACGATCGT GTTGACTGGCTCAACAAATTTATTGAGCTCATGTGGCCTTACCTGGACAAG GCAATTTGCAAAACTGCGAGGACCATAGCAAAACCCATTATTGCTGAGCAAATTCCGAAATACAAAATTGACTCCGTCGAGTTTGAAGTGCTTTCCTTGGGCACCCTACCGCCAACTTTTCAAG GAATTAAAGTGTATGTTACCGGTGAGAAGGAATTGATAATGGAGCTACAACTGAAGTGGGCAGGAAATCCTAACATCCTTGTTGCAGCTAAAGCATTTGGTTTGAAGGCCACGGTTCAG GTGGTTGATTTGCAAGTGTTTGCTTGTCCACGCATCACCCTGAAGCCTTTGGTTTCAGCCTTTCCttgtttttcaaaaattttCGTGTCTCTGATGGAGAAG CCACATGTTGACTTTGGATTAAAACTGCTTGGAGCAGATGCTATGGCTATTCCTGGCCTGTATAGGTTTGTCCAG GAGCTTATTAAGGAACAAGTGGCAAACATGTACTTATGGCCCAAAGCCCTAGAAGTACAAATCATGGATCCCACAAT GGCTATGAGGAAGCCTGTTGGGATTTTGCATATAAAAGTTCTTAAAGCAATGAAGCTTAAAAAGAAAGATTTCTTAGGAGGAGCAGATCCATATGTGAAAATCAAGCTCACTGAGGACAAGCTTCCTTCAAAGAAAACAACTGTGAAACACGGCACTTTGGACCCTGAATGGAATGAAGAGTTTAATTTCGTAATCAGAGACCCAGAGACTCAAGCATTAGAGTTGATGGTTTATGATTGGGAAAAG ATTGGCAAGCATGACAAAATGGGTATAAATGTCATTCCACTGAAAGAACTTACACCTGAAGAGCCTAAAGTTGTGACTCTTGACATACTGAAGAGCATGGACCCCAATGATGCTCAAAATGACAAGTCACGTGGACAGCTTCTTGTGGAATTGATCTATAAACCCTTTAAGGAGGATGAGATGCCTAAAGATGATGAAGATCCAAATGCTGTACAAAGGGCTCCTGAAGGAACACCTGCAGCTGGTGGTGCGCTTGTAGTTACCGTCCATGAAGCTGAAGATGTGGAAGGAAAGCACCACACTAACCCACAAGTGCGCATACTTTTCAGGGGCGAAGAGAAAAGAACCAAG CTTGTCAAGAAAAATCGGGATCCACGATGGGAAGAGGAGTTTCAGTTTATATTGGAAGAGCCACCGAAAAAGGAGAGGCTTCATGCTGAAGTGGTTAGCCACTCCTCAAGGATGGGGCTGTTGCATCCCAAG GAAACTCTTGGATACGTGGACATAGACTTGGCGGATGTTGTTAGCAACAGAAGAATCAATGAGAAATACCATCTGATAGACTCGAAGAATGGACGGCTTCAACTCGAGCTGCAATGGAGAACAGCTTCTTGA
- the LOC126633374 gene encoding receptor protein kinase CLAVATA1-like, whose product MVTSGFRRILPVCFVVLLLCSATCGGHGDLDALLKLKAAMIGRKRSGLEDWNPSSSHCSFSGVLCDRDSRVVSLNVSNLPLYGTIAAEIGLLDKLVNLTIAGNNFTGRLPAEMANLTALKHLNISGNLFHGSFPIEIVVGMTELEVLDAYNNNFTGTLPVELVSLKNLKHLQLGGNFITGEIPENYSEIQSLEYLGVNGNMLSGRVPASLSRLKNLRELYVGYYNSYSGGIPPELGSLSSLQILDMGSCNLVGPIPTTLSLLKHLHTLFLQVNRLSGSIPPELSALNRLMSLDLSINELSGEIPESFSELKNITLINLYRNNLYGPIPKFIGDFPHLEVLQIWENNFTFELPENLGRNGRLKELDVTGNHLTGLIPRDLCTGGNLKTAILMENHFFGPIPEELGRCNSLTKIRMMKNSLSGTIPAGIFSLPNLIMIELNDNFLSGELPEQMSGGNIGILTLSGNHLSGKIPPAIGNLKSLQTLSLEMNGFSGEIPSEIFDLKLLSRINISANNLGRKIPDSISRCSSLTSADLSQNNLVGEIPKGIAKLKVLSILNFSRNQLTGEIPAEIRYMTSLTTLDLSDNNFVGRIPTGGQFLVFNDTSFSGNPHLCSPRSVQCPLFHRPKPFATSKIVLIVIGLCTILLFLFITAYRMTRSKIQNSRAWRLTAFKPLGFRAEDVLECLKEENIIGKGGAGIVYRGSMPDGVDVAIKRLVGRGTGRNDHGFSAEIKTLGRIRHRNIVRLLGYVSNKDTNLLLYEYMPNGSLGELLHGTKGGHLQWERRYRIAVEAAKGLCYLHHDCSPLIIHRDVKSNNILLDSDLEAHVADFGLAKFLQDAGASECMSSIAGSYGYIAPEYAYTLKVDEKSDVYSFGVVLLELIAGRKPVGEFGDGVDIVRWVRETTSELPQPSDTASVLAVVDSRLSGYPLAGVVHLFKIAMMCVEDESTARPTMREVVHMLTNPPPAAPTPSLLNL is encoded by the exons ATGGTTACCTCCGGTTTCCGCCGGATTCTCCCAGTTTGTTTTGTCGTTTTACTGCTGTGCTCCGCCACCTGCGGCGGACACGGCGACCTCGACGCGCTGTTGAAGCTCAAGGCCGCCATGATCGGCCGCAAACGTTCTGGGCTCGAGGACTGGAACCCTTCGTCATCTCACTGCTCCTTTTCTGGTGTTCTATGCGACCGCGACTCCAGAGTCGTTTCTCTCAACGTCTCGAATCTTCCCCTCTACGGCACGATAGCGGCCGAGATTGGGCTGCTTGACAAGCTCGTCAACCTCACAATTGCCGGCAACAACTTCACCGGGAGGCTTCCGGCCGAGATGGCCAACCTCACCGCTCTCAAGCACCTGAACATCTCCGGCAACTTGTTCCACGGCAGCTTCCCCATCGAAATCGTGGTGGGGATGACGGAGCTGGAGGTTCTCGACGCCTACAACAACAACTTCACCGGGACACTTCCCGTCGAGCTCGTCAGTCTAAAAAACCTGAAGCACCTCCAGCTTGGCGGGAACTTCATCACCGGCGAAATTCCCGAGAATTACTCGGAGATACAGAGCTTGGAGTATTTGGGAGTCAACGGTAATATGCTCAGCGGAAGGGTCCCCGCGAGCTTGAGTCGGTTGAAGAATCTCAGGGAACTGTACGTGGGGTACTATAACAGTTACTCCGGCGGAATTCCGCCGGAGCTGGGATCGCTGAGCTCGCTGCAAATCCTCGACATGGGCAGCTGCAACCTCGTGGGCCCCATCCCCACCACTCTCAGCCTTTTGAAACACTTGCACACTCTATTTTTACAGGTGAACCGCCTCAGCGGTAGCATTCCACCGGAGCTCTCGGCGTTGAACAGGCTCATGTCTCTTGATCTCTCCATCAACGAGCTCTCCGGAGAGATACCGGAGAGCTTCTCGGAGCTCAAGAACATCACGCTCATCAATCTGTACAGGAACAATCTCTACGGTCCGATTCCAAAGTTCATCGGCGATTTTCCTCATCTCGAGGTGCTTCAAATATGGGAGAACAACTTCACATTCGAGCTGCCGGAGAATCTCGGGCGGAACGGCAGGCTTAAGGAGCTTGACGTCACCGGAAACCACCTTACCGGACTAATTCCGCGGGATTTGTGCACAGGAGGGAATTTGAAGACGGCTATTCTGATGGAGAATCACTTCTTCGGGCCGATTCCCGAGGAACTCGGGCGGTGCAATTCGCTGACGAAAATCCGAATGATGAAGAACTCTCTCAGCGGAACGATTCCAGCTGGAATTTTCAGTTTGCCAAATTTGATCATGATCGAGCTAAACGACAATTTCTTGTCCGGCGAACTTCCAGAGCAAATGTCTGGGGGAAATATTGGAATCCTCACACTTTCCGGGAATCATCTTTCCGGAAAAATTCCGCCGGCGATTGGGAATCTCAAGAGCCTGCAAACTCTTTCCCTGGAGATGAACGGATTTTCCGGCGAAATTCCGTCGGAAATCTTTGATTTAAAGTTGCTGTCGAGGATCAACATCAGCGCCAACAACCTCGGCCGCAAAATTCCGGACTCGATTTCCCGCTGCTCTTCCCTGACGTCCGCCGATCTCAGTCAAAACAATTTGGTTGGCGAAATCCCGAAAGGAATTGCGAAGCTGAAAGTCCTGAGCATTCTCAACTTCTCCCGAAACCAACTCACCGGCGAAATCCCCGCCGAAATCCGATACATGACGAGCCTCACGACTCTCGACCTCTCCGACAACAATTTCGTCGGCAGGATACCAACCGGCGGTCAGTTCCTGGTCTTCAACGACACGTCGTTTTCCGGAAACCCCCACCTCTGCTCCCCACGCAGCGTCCAGTGCCCGTTGTTCCATCGCCCTAAACCGTTCGCCACCTCCAAGATCGTTCTCATCGTCATCGGACTCTGTACGATTCTGTTATTCTTGTTCATAACGGCTTACCGGATGACTAGGAGTAAAATCCAGAACTCTCGGGCGTGGCGGCTCACCGCCTTCAAGCCCCTCGGTTTCAGAGCAGAGGATGTCCTGGAGTGCCTTAAAGAAGAGAACATCATCGGAAAAGGCGGCGCCGGGATAGTCTACCGCGGGTCAATGCCTGACGGCGTCGACGTGGCGATCAAACGGTTAGTCGGGCGAGGAACCGGGCGAAACGATCACGGTTTCTCGGCCGAGATAAAGACGCTGGGAAGAATCCGGCACCGGAATATCGTGAGGCTGTTGGGTTACGTGTCGAACAAGGACACGAATCTGCTGCTGTACGAGTACATGCCGAATGGGAGCTTGGGGGAGCTGCTGCATGGGACGAAGGGCGGGCATTTGCAGTGGGAGAGGAGGTATCGGATCGCCGTGGAGGCCGCCAAGGGACTCTGTTACCTCCACCACGACTGTTCGCCGTTGATTATTCACAGGGATGTTAAGTCCAATAATATTTTGCTGGACTCGGATTTGGAGGCCCACGTTGCAGATTTTGGGCTCGCCAAGTTCTTGCAGGATGCTGGGGCTTCTGAGTGCATGTCTTCCATTGCTGGGTCGTACGGTTACATTGCCCCCG AGTACGCTTACACACTCAAGGTTGACGAGAAAAGCGACGTGTACAGCTTCGGCGTGGTGCTGCTGGAGCTAATAGCAGGGAGGAAGCCGGTGGGGGAATTCGGAGACGGGGTGGACATAGTAAGATGGGTGAGGGAGACAACGTCGGAGCTCCCTCAGCCGTCGGATACAGCGTCAGTACTGGCGGTGGTGGACTCCAGGCTCTCCGGGTACCCGCTGGCAGGCGTGGTACACCTGTTCAAGATTGCCATGATGTGCGTCGAGGACGAGAGCACCGCCAGGCCAACGATGAGGGAAGTGGTACACATGCTCACCAATCCTCCGCCCGCCGCTCCAACTCCGAGCCTGCTCAACCTTTGA